Proteins from a single region of Parcubacteria group bacterium ADurb.Bin159:
- the hupB gene encoding DNA-binding protein HU-beta — MNKQELIEKITKSSKCCSNAEATRVLNSIIDAITQSLKKGEEVTITGFGTFKTKKRASRTGINPKTGEKINIPSMTVPRFKAGKKLKDAVK; from the coding sequence ATGAATAAACAAGAATTAATTGAGAAAATCACCAAATCATCGAAATGTTGTTCTAATGCTGAAGCTACCCGTGTTTTGAATTCAATTATTGACGCTATTACCCAATCTTTAAAGAAAGGGGAAGAGGTCACTATTACTGGTTTTGGCACATTCAAAACTAAAAAAAGAGCTTCAAGAACAGGAATTAATCCTAAAACAGGAGAAAAAATTAACATTCCTTCAATGACTGTTCCTCGTTTTAAGGCTGGAAAAAAATTAAAAGATGCTGTGAAATAA
- the dnaN gene encoding DNA polymerase III subunit beta has protein sequence MKFICVQKNLSSVLNLVSHLAGENKNNLPILNNLLLEAKKGFLEISATNLEIAFKAKVRAKIEKQGKITIPAQILTNYINSLKDENLTFELKESNMYIWGENSQAKIITTPTEDFPIIPQIESGKKYKIKSDILKQNLEKIIFSISPLENRIEISGGLFIFNSPEEGKLTLVGTDSYRLAENIVPLISSEKNILKVIVPYKTLSEVLKITDEEDIDIIVSENQISFVNSYLEIISRIISAEFPDYKEIIPNKFKTKIILKRNDILNALKSVSCFSEKNINDIHFEVKKDKLKFFSSSNIGESYSELNADIEGIPNKIVFNSKYLMDFLTANKEEEIIMEIIDENCPAVFRLKDKLNYLYLLMPIKG, from the coding sequence CTGTTTTAAATTTAGTATCTCATTTAGCAGGAGAAAATAAAAATAATTTACCTATTTTAAATAATCTTTTATTAGAAGCAAAAAAAGGTTTTTTAGAAATTAGCGCTACTAATCTTGAAATTGCCTTTAAAGCAAAAGTAAGAGCAAAAATAGAAAAACAAGGAAAAATAACTATTCCCGCTCAAATTTTAACAAATTATATTAATTCTTTAAAAGACGAAAATTTAACTTTTGAATTGAAAGAATCAAATATGTATATATGGGGAGAAAATAGTCAAGCAAAAATAATTACTACCCCAACAGAAGATTTTCCTATTATTCCTCAAATTGAATCAGGAAAAAAATATAAAATAAAATCTGACATTTTAAAGCAAAATTTAGAAAAAATAATATTTTCTATCTCTCCACTTGAAAATAGAATAGAAATTAGCGGGGGATTATTTATTTTTAATAGTCCAGAGGAAGGGAAACTAACATTAGTAGGAACAGATTCTTATCGCTTAGCAGAAAATATAGTTCCCTTAATTTCGTCAGAAAAAAACATTTTAAAAGTAATAGTTCCTTACAAAACATTATCAGAGGTTTTAAAAATAACAGACGAAGAAGATATTGATATTATTGTATCAGAAAATCAAATATCTTTTGTTAATTCTTATTTAGAAATAATTTCCCGTATTATCTCTGCTGAGTTCCCTGATTATAAAGAAATTATCCCCAATAAATTTAAAACAAAAATTATTTTAAAAAGAAACGACATACTAAATGCCTTGAAAAGCGTTTCTTGCTTTTCGGAAAAAAATATCAACGATATTCACTTTGAAGTCAAAAAAGATAAATTAAAATTTTTTTCATCGTCCAATATTGGCGAAAGTTATTCAGAACTTAATGCTGACATTGAAGGAATCCCTAATAAAATAGTTTTTAATTCAAAGTATTTAATGGATTTTTTAACTGCGAACAAAGAAGAAGAAATAATTATGGAAATTATCGATGAAAATTGCCCAGCTGTTTTTCGTCTTAAAGATAAATTAAATTATTTGTATCTGCTTATGCCGATAAAAGGATAA